From the genome of Bradyrhizobium elkanii USDA 76, one region includes:
- a CDS encoding MaoC family dehydratase, which yields MTSSPAVGDRIVRKEFPPITRHRLALYCGASGDHNPIHVDIDFAKAAGFPDVFAHGMLVMGYLGQALTDAVAPSRIRSFSTRFAAITQLGAKLTCEGTVTELIEQGGEKRAKLALTTKDQNGEVKLAGEAVIAL from the coding sequence ATGACCAGCTCTCCCGCGGTCGGCGACCGCATCGTCCGCAAGGAGTTTCCGCCGATCACCCGCCATCGCCTCGCGCTGTATTGCGGCGCTTCCGGCGATCACAACCCGATCCATGTCGATATCGATTTCGCGAAGGCGGCCGGCTTCCCCGACGTGTTCGCGCACGGCATGCTGGTGATGGGTTATCTCGGCCAGGCGCTGACCGACGCGGTGGCGCCGTCGCGTATCCGCTCGTTCTCGACCCGCTTTGCTGCGATCACCCAGCTCGGCGCGAAGCTGACCTGCGAAGGCACGGTGACGGAGCTGATCGAGCAGGGCGGCGAAAAGCGCGCAAAACTTGCGCTGACGACGAAGGATCAGAACGGCGAGGTCAAGCTCGCTGGCGAAGCGGTTATCGCGCTGTAG
- a CDS encoding SDR family NAD(P)-dependent oxidoreductase has product MSKLKGKVALVSGSGRGIGRAIALKLASEGARVVVNDLDAEPGDAVVAEIKAMGGEAIAVNGSVTEAGFADRFVGSAIEQFGGLDIIVNNAGYTWDSTIQKMTDEQFQAMLDVHLVAPFRIMRAASEPIRVMAKREAEAGREVFRKVVNISSIAGLYGNAGQASYSSAKASLIGLTRTMCKEWGRYKVNVNCVAFGLINTRLTQPIESQQKTIDVAGRDIKVGVQPQMLEAMGRMIPLGRGGTPEEAADAVYLFCAPESNYISGQVIVAGGGLLI; this is encoded by the coding sequence ATGTCGAAGCTGAAAGGGAAGGTCGCGCTCGTCTCCGGATCGGGTCGGGGCATCGGGCGGGCGATTGCGCTGAAGCTCGCCAGCGAGGGCGCGCGCGTCGTGGTCAACGATCTCGATGCCGAGCCGGGCGATGCGGTCGTTGCCGAGATCAAGGCCATGGGCGGCGAGGCGATCGCGGTCAATGGCAGCGTGACCGAGGCCGGGTTTGCCGATCGCTTCGTCGGCAGCGCGATCGAGCAGTTCGGCGGTCTCGACATCATCGTCAACAATGCCGGCTACACCTGGGACTCGACGATCCAGAAGATGACCGACGAGCAGTTCCAGGCGATGCTCGACGTCCATCTGGTCGCGCCGTTCCGCATCATGCGCGCGGCGTCGGAGCCGATCCGGGTGATGGCGAAGAGGGAGGCCGAGGCGGGCCGCGAGGTGTTCCGCAAGGTCGTCAACATCTCCTCGATCGCGGGCCTTTACGGCAATGCCGGGCAGGCAAGCTATTCCTCCGCCAAAGCCTCGCTGATCGGGCTGACGCGCACGATGTGCAAGGAGTGGGGCCGCTACAAGGTCAACGTCAATTGCGTCGCGTTCGGCCTGATCAACACCCGCCTGACCCAGCCGATCGAGAGCCAGCAGAAAACCATCGACGTCGCCGGCCGCGACATCAAGGTCGGCGTCCAGCCGCAGATGCTGGAGGCGATGGGCCGCATGATCCCGCTCGGCCGCGGCGGCACGCCGGAGGAGGCGGCCGATGCGGTCTATCTGTTCTGCGCTCCGGAATCGAACTACATCAGTGGTCAGGTGATCGTCGCCGGCGGCGGTCTGCTGATTTAA
- a CDS encoding lipid-transfer protein, which translates to MTSRTYVAGVGMIPFVKPGANAPYHVMGAEAAKLALADAGLDYGRVQQAYVGYVYGDSTCGQRALYPVGMTGIPIVNVNNNCSTGSTALFLARQAIESGAADCVMALGFEQMKPGALGAVFTDRPSAFDDFDAAADKLVDAPGVPLALRYFGGAGLSHMKKYGTPLSAFAKVRAKASRHAKNNPLALFRKEVTADDVMNDQVIWPGVMTRLMACPPTCGGAAAILVSEKFADQHGLNKQVRIAAQAMTTDTPSTFGASDMMQVVGYDMARDAAKKVYEAAGIGPDDLDVVELHDCFAHNELITYEGLGLCGEGEAARFIDDGDNSYGGRIVTNPSGGLLSKGHPLGATGLAQCFELTRQLRGTAAATQVEGARIGLQHNLGLGGACVVTLYERA; encoded by the coding sequence ATGACGTCACGCACCTATGTTGCCGGGGTCGGCATGATCCCGTTCGTCAAGCCAGGCGCCAATGCGCCGTATCACGTGATGGGCGCGGAGGCCGCGAAGCTGGCGCTTGCCGATGCCGGGCTCGATTACGGCCGTGTGCAGCAGGCCTATGTCGGCTATGTCTATGGCGACTCCACCTGCGGGCAGCGCGCACTCTATCCGGTCGGCATGACCGGCATCCCGATCGTCAACGTCAACAACAACTGTTCGACCGGCTCGACCGCGCTGTTCCTGGCGCGGCAGGCGATCGAGTCAGGCGCGGCCGATTGCGTGATGGCGCTCGGCTTCGAGCAGATGAAGCCCGGCGCGCTCGGGGCCGTGTTCACCGACCGCCCGAGCGCGTTCGATGATTTCGACGCCGCGGCCGACAAGCTGGTCGACGCGCCCGGCGTGCCGCTGGCGCTGCGCTATTTCGGCGGTGCCGGCCTCAGCCATATGAAGAAATACGGCACGCCGCTCTCCGCCTTTGCAAAGGTGCGCGCCAAGGCGAGCCGTCATGCCAAGAACAATCCGCTGGCGCTGTTCCGGAAAGAGGTCACCGCCGACGACGTGATGAACGACCAGGTGATCTGGCCCGGCGTGATGACGCGGCTGATGGCGTGTCCGCCGACCTGCGGCGGCGCTGCCGCGATCCTGGTCTCGGAGAAATTCGCCGACCAGCACGGCCTCAACAAGCAGGTCCGCATCGCGGCGCAGGCGATGACCACGGATACGCCGTCGACCTTCGGTGCCTCAGACATGATGCAGGTGGTCGGCTACGACATGGCGCGCGATGCCGCCAAAAAGGTCTATGAGGCCGCCGGCATCGGGCCTGATGATCTCGACGTCGTCGAGCTGCACGACTGCTTCGCGCACAACGAGCTGATCACCTATGAGGGGCTCGGCTTGTGCGGCGAGGGCGAGGCTGCGAGATTCATCGACGACGGCGACAACTCCTATGGCGGCAGGATCGTCACCAACCCGTCCGGCGGTCTGCTGTCGAAGGGCCATCCGCTCGGCGCCACCGGGCTTGCGCAGTGCTTTGAGCTAACGCGGCAGCTGCGCGGCACCGCTGCGGCGACGCAGGTGGAGGGCGCGCGGATCGGCTTGCAGCACAATCTCGGCCTCGGCGGCGCCTGCGTCGTGACGCTCTACGAACGCGCCTGA
- a CDS encoding acyl-CoA dehydrogenase family protein, translated as MHYRSSWMTEELDTFRDQFRKFLAKDLAPHAEKWREQKLVDRSAWRALGEMGALLPSVPEAYGGLGASFAYDAAVLDDLESTVPELTTGVSVHSAIVAHYIVNYGSEEQKKRWLPKMASGEMVGAIAMTEPGTGSDLQAVKTTAKKQGNSYVINGQKTFITNGQAADLVIVVARTGAPGAKGISLIVVETAGAEGYRRGRNLDKIGLHASDTSELFFDNVTVPPENLLGAEEGNGFVQLMQQLPQERLSLAVGAVASMERAVRITAEYTKERTAFGKPLLEFQNTAFKLAERKTEAMIARVFVDWCVERLVAGDLDTVTASMAKWWCSQKQVETADECLQLHGGYGYMQEYPISRMFIDSRIQKIYGGTNEIMKLLIARSL; from the coding sequence ATGCACTACCGATCGTCCTGGATGACCGAGGAGCTGGACACCTTCCGCGACCAGTTCCGCAAATTCCTCGCCAAGGATCTGGCGCCGCACGCCGAAAAATGGCGCGAGCAGAAGCTGGTCGACCGCTCGGCCTGGCGCGCGCTCGGCGAAATGGGCGCGTTGCTGCCGAGCGTGCCCGAGGCGTATGGCGGCTTAGGGGCCAGCTTCGCCTATGACGCCGCCGTGCTCGATGACCTCGAGAGCACGGTGCCGGAGCTGACCACCGGCGTCTCCGTGCACAGCGCGATCGTCGCGCATTACATCGTCAACTATGGCTCGGAGGAGCAGAAGAAGCGCTGGCTGCCGAAGATGGCGTCGGGCGAGATGGTCGGCGCCATCGCGATGACCGAGCCCGGCACCGGTTCCGACCTGCAGGCCGTCAAGACCACGGCGAAGAAGCAGGGCAATTCCTATGTCATCAACGGCCAGAAGACTTTCATCACCAACGGCCAGGCCGCCGATCTCGTCATCGTGGTGGCGCGGACCGGGGCGCCGGGCGCCAAGGGCATCTCGCTGATTGTCGTCGAAACCGCGGGCGCCGAGGGCTACCGCCGCGGGCGCAACCTCGACAAGATCGGGCTGCACGCATCAGACACGTCGGAGCTGTTCTTCGATAACGTCACGGTGCCGCCGGAAAACCTGCTCGGCGCTGAGGAGGGCAACGGCTTCGTGCAGTTGATGCAGCAATTGCCGCAGGAGCGGCTGTCACTCGCGGTCGGCGCGGTCGCCTCGATGGAGCGCGCGGTCAGGATCACCGCCGAATACACCAAGGAGCGCACTGCGTTCGGCAAGCCGCTGCTCGAATTCCAGAACACCGCCTTCAAGCTCGCCGAGCGCAAGACCGAGGCGATGATCGCCCGCGTGTTCGTCGACTGGTGCGTCGAGCGCCTGGTCGCCGGCGACCTCGATACCGTGACGGCGTCGATGGCGAAATGGTGGTGCTCGCAGAAGCAGGTCGAGACCGCCGACGAATGCCTGCAGCTGCATGGCGGCTACGGCTACATGCAGGAATATCCGATCTCGCGCATGTTCATCGATTCCCGCATCCAGAAGATCTATGGCGGCACCAACGAGATCATGAAGCTCCTGATCGCGCGCTCGCTGTAG
- a CDS encoding TetR/AcrR family transcriptional regulator — protein sequence MDASPPSSNTESPWLPFESRRRARDEKREAVLRTAVALFLEQGYHRATLNEVAKRLNITKPALYNYFRGKDEILYECWSIGNELVDDCIAETSAGGGSGLDKLRKLTVRYAELMTADYGKSLVRFDIRDLSEDNRKIVQTAKRRIDRAFRDYIAQGVADGSVKPCDPKLAAFAIAGSLNWIGHWFQPGGELSGRAVAEEFAIRLTEGIAKMATQMTSSRKTTAHKAAVPATEKADKPPRKGNASREETSEHHARTAARAAGQSKRARNRLR from the coding sequence ATGGACGCCAGCCCTCCCTCCTCCAACACCGAGTCACCCTGGCTGCCGTTCGAGAGCCGGCGCCGCGCCCGCGACGAGAAGCGCGAAGCGGTGCTGCGCACCGCGGTCGCGCTGTTCCTCGAACAGGGCTATCACCGCGCCACGCTGAACGAAGTCGCCAAGCGGCTGAACATCACCAAGCCTGCACTCTACAACTACTTCCGCGGCAAGGACGAGATCCTGTACGAGTGCTGGTCGATCGGCAACGAACTGGTCGACGACTGCATTGCCGAAACATCGGCCGGCGGCGGCTCAGGGCTCGATAAGCTGCGCAAGCTCACCGTCCGCTATGCCGAGCTGATGACCGCGGACTACGGCAAGAGCCTGGTCCGCTTCGACATCCGTGATCTCAGCGAGGACAACCGCAAGATCGTGCAGACCGCCAAGCGGCGGATCGACCGCGCCTTCCGCGACTATATCGCACAGGGCGTCGCGGACGGTTCGGTGAAACCCTGCGACCCGAAGCTCGCGGCTTTCGCCATTGCCGGCTCGCTGAACTGGATCGGCCACTGGTTCCAGCCGGGCGGCGAACTGAGCGGACGCGCCGTCGCCGAGGAATTCGCGATCCGCCTCACCGAAGGCATCGCCAAAATGGCAACGCAAATGACATCATCGCGCAAGACAACGGCGCACAAAGCAGCCGTTCCGGCTACAGAGAAGGCGGACAAACCGCCTCGCAAGGGAAACGCATCAAGGGAGGAGACGAGTGAACATCACGCACGGACTGCGGCGCGCGCTGCAGGTCAATCCAAACGGGCTCGCAATCGTCTGCGGTGA
- a CDS encoding HlyD family type I secretion periplasmic adaptor subunit — protein MNREPVNVVPLSIRRHLGAGLAGVILLAGAVGGWAATTELAGAVIGAGTLVVDSYSKKVQHPTGGVVGELNVREGSRVKAGDVLLRLDETVTRANLLVILKSLDELAARQARLEAERDDQKRVDFPADLIARISDTDVARVLLGEHKLFELRGTARAGKKAQLNERIGQLREQIRGLEEQIEAKDGETTFVDQELVGVRELWRKNLVQITRVTTLERDAVRLHGERGALVASIAEARGRITETALQIMQIDQDLRTEVGKELAEIRAKTSELAEKRVAAEDQLKRIDIRAPQDGTVQQLALHTIGGVVTAGELIMLIVPAHDLLVVEVRIAPQEIDRVSIGQPVLLRFTAFNQRTTPQLNGEVNHVSADVTNDQKSGASFYVTRIAVTEAEMARLGNVKLIAGMPVEAFIQTGQRTVMSYLFKPFSDQLMRAWRER, from the coding sequence ATGAACCGCGAGCCGGTCAACGTCGTGCCGCTCTCGATCCGCCGGCACCTCGGCGCGGGGCTGGCGGGGGTCATCCTCCTCGCCGGCGCCGTCGGCGGCTGGGCTGCCACGACGGAACTCGCGGGCGCCGTCATCGGCGCAGGCACGCTGGTGGTCGACAGCTACAGCAAGAAGGTGCAGCACCCGACCGGCGGCGTGGTGGGTGAACTCAATGTCCGCGAGGGCTCCAGGGTGAAGGCCGGAGACGTGCTGCTGCGCCTCGACGAGACGGTGACGCGGGCCAACCTTCTGGTCATTCTCAAGAGCCTCGATGAGCTGGCGGCGCGCCAGGCCCGGCTCGAGGCGGAGCGCGACGACCAAAAGCGCGTTGACTTTCCGGCGGACCTTATCGCGCGTATCTCGGACACGGACGTGGCGCGCGTGCTCCTCGGCGAGCACAAGCTGTTCGAGCTGCGCGGGACCGCCCGAGCAGGCAAGAAGGCACAGCTCAACGAGCGCATCGGGCAGCTGCGAGAGCAGATCCGCGGCTTGGAAGAGCAGATCGAGGCGAAAGACGGCGAGACGACGTTTGTCGACCAGGAACTCGTTGGCGTGCGCGAGCTGTGGCGCAAGAACCTGGTCCAGATCACGCGCGTGACCACACTTGAGCGCGATGCAGTGCGCCTGCACGGCGAACGCGGCGCTCTGGTCGCGTCTATCGCCGAAGCCAGGGGCCGGATCACCGAGACCGCGCTGCAAATCATGCAGATCGATCAGGATCTCCGCACCGAGGTGGGAAAGGAGCTTGCCGAGATTCGCGCGAAGACCTCGGAACTGGCCGAGAAGCGGGTGGCCGCCGAGGATCAGCTCAAGCGCATCGATATCCGCGCGCCGCAGGACGGCACCGTGCAGCAGCTCGCGCTACACACGATAGGCGGCGTCGTCACCGCCGGCGAGCTGATCATGCTGATCGTCCCCGCCCACGACTTGCTCGTCGTCGAGGTGCGCATCGCCCCACAAGAGATCGATCGCGTGTCCATCGGCCAGCCGGTGCTGCTGCGCTTCACCGCCTTCAACCAACGGACAACGCCCCAGCTCAACGGTGAAGTGAACCACGTGTCCGCCGATGTCACGAACGACCAAAAGAGTGGAGCCAGCTTCTATGTCACCCGCATTGCGGTGACGGAGGCGGAGATGGCCCGCCTCGGCAATGTGAAGCTAATCGCGGGCATGCCGGTCGAAGCCTTTATTCAGACCGGGCAGCGCACAGTGATGTCTTACCTCTTCAAGCCGTTCTCCGATCAGCTGATGCGCGCCTGGCGCGAGCGCTAG
- a CDS encoding methyl-accepting chemotaxis protein, whose product MLGMKSVASVIGSDSSYRLFDDMPISVMLCELDNFKITYINESTRENLKKIEHVLPVKVDALIGQSIDIFHKNPQHQRRLLSDPKNLPHRARITIGGETLDLTVTAMTNSRGRYTGPMLTWELATEKARLETQTERLLQMLDSMPINIMMCDTDFNITYINQTSLKTLDTVKHLLPVAPDKILGNSFDIFHKNPSHQRRIVGDPKNLPHAAKIKLGPETLDLRVSGLTDKRGNYTGAMLSWSVVTGNVKLADDFEKDVKGLAGMLASASTQMQGTARSLTTTAEFVNQRSASAASASEELSSSVNEISRQVTEASRIARMAVEEAEKSDKLVAGLVTMAQKIGDVVALISQIAGQTNLLALNATIESARAGEAGRGFAVVASEVKALANQTAKATEDISAQINEMQAATGNTATALKAISQVIVQISEISTVIASAVEEQAAATKEVTANINGTTKAIDDASKAAENVLAASGELASNASELEVQVDKFLKNVRAM is encoded by the coding sequence ATGTTGGGGATGAAGAGCGTCGCAAGCGTGATCGGCTCGGACAGTTCGTACCGGCTGTTCGACGACATGCCGATCAGTGTCATGCTCTGCGAGCTGGACAATTTCAAAATCACCTACATCAACGAGTCGACGCGGGAGAACTTGAAGAAGATCGAGCACGTGCTGCCGGTGAAGGTCGACGCGCTGATCGGGCAATCGATCGATATCTTTCACAAGAACCCGCAGCATCAGCGCCGGCTGCTGTCCGACCCGAAGAACCTGCCGCACAGGGCGCGCATCACCATCGGCGGCGAGACGCTCGATCTCACCGTGACGGCCATGACCAATTCGCGCGGCCGCTACACCGGCCCGATGCTGACCTGGGAGCTCGCGACCGAGAAGGCGCGGCTTGAAACCCAGACCGAACGGCTGTTGCAGATGCTCGACAGCATGCCGATCAACATCATGATGTGCGATACCGATTTCAACATCACCTACATCAACCAGACCAGCCTCAAGACGCTCGACACCGTGAAGCACCTGCTTCCGGTGGCGCCGGACAAGATCCTCGGCAACTCGTTCGACATCTTCCACAAGAACCCGTCGCACCAGCGCCGCATCGTCGGCGATCCCAAGAACCTGCCGCATGCGGCCAAGATCAAGCTCGGGCCGGAAACGCTCGACCTGCGGGTCTCCGGGCTGACCGACAAGCGTGGCAACTACACCGGCGCGATGCTGAGCTGGTCGGTCGTGACAGGCAATGTGAAGCTGGCCGACGATTTCGAGAAGGATGTGAAGGGGCTTGCAGGGATGCTGGCGTCGGCCTCGACGCAAATGCAGGGCACGGCCCGATCGCTGACGACGACCGCCGAATTCGTCAATCAGCGCTCGGCGAGCGCGGCGTCCGCGTCCGAGGAGCTGTCGTCCTCGGTCAACGAGATCAGCCGCCAGGTGACCGAGGCGAGCCGCATCGCCCGCATGGCGGTCGAAGAAGCCGAGAAGTCCGACAAGCTGGTCGCGGGTCTCGTGACCATGGCGCAGAAGATCGGCGACGTCGTCGCGCTGATCAGCCAGATCGCCGGCCAGACCAACCTGCTTGCGCTCAACGCAACCATCGAGTCCGCGCGGGCCGGCGAGGCCGGACGCGGCTTCGCCGTCGTCGCCTCCGAGGTGAAGGCGCTGGCCAACCAGACCGCCAAGGCCACGGAAGACATTTCGGCGCAGATCAACGAGATGCAGGCCGCGACCGGCAACACCGCCACGGCGCTGAAGGCGATCTCGCAGGTCATCGTCCAGATCAGCGAGATCTCGACCGTGATCGCCAGCGCCGTCGAGGAACAGGCCGCGGCCACCAAGGAGGTCACCGCCAACATCAACGGCACGACCAAGGCGATCGACGACGCCAGCAAGGCCGCCGAGAACGTGCTGGCGGCCTCCGGAGAGCTCGCCAGCAACGCGTCCGAGCTGGAAGTCCAGGTCGACAAGTTCCTCAAGAACGTGCGCGCGATGTAG
- a CDS encoding acyl-CoA synthetase produces MNITHGLRRALQVNPNGLAIVCGERRRNWREVGDRVARLAAAIRALGALDGDRVAILSLNSDRYLELYLAVGWAGAVIVPLNIRWSPLENEDALRDCRATILFVDKAFAPVGAALAGAIPGLKLVYADEGETPAGMENYETLIARSAPMADAMRSRDDLAGIFYTGGTTGRSKGVMLSHGNLMANALNALGEGLWPSSTIYLHAAPMFHLANGAAMYSVLLSGGSNVVIQGFTPDGVAAAVQKERITDVLLVPTMIQMFVDHPTLGNYDLSSLKRISYGASVISDAVLMRAMKALPHVEFTQAYGMTELSPIATLLHWKEHIGDGRAKGRHRGAGRATLGAEVKIVDAEDKVVPTGTVGEIAVRGDMVMMGYWERPEETARAVIDGWMHTGDGGYMDEDGFVYVVDRVKDMIISGGENVYSAEVENALAQHAAVAQCAVIGIPSERWGEQVHAVVVMKGGASATPEELMEHCKALIAGYKCPRSVDITATPLPLSGAGKILKRELRKPYWENRERRVS; encoded by the coding sequence GTGAACATCACGCACGGACTGCGGCGCGCGCTGCAGGTCAATCCAAACGGGCTCGCAATCGTCTGCGGTGAGCGGCGGCGCAACTGGCGCGAGGTCGGCGACCGCGTCGCCCGCCTTGCCGCCGCGATCCGCGCCCTCGGCGCGCTGGACGGCGACCGCGTCGCGATCCTGTCGCTCAACTCCGACCGCTATCTCGAGCTCTACCTCGCCGTCGGCTGGGCCGGCGCCGTGATCGTGCCGCTCAACATCCGCTGGTCTCCGCTGGAGAACGAGGACGCGCTGCGCGACTGCCGCGCAACGATCCTGTTCGTCGACAAGGCGTTTGCGCCGGTCGGCGCGGCGCTGGCAGGCGCCATCCCCGGCCTGAAGCTGGTCTATGCCGACGAGGGCGAGACGCCGGCCGGCATGGAGAATTACGAGACGCTGATCGCGCGCAGCGCACCGATGGCCGATGCCATGCGCAGCCGTGACGATCTCGCCGGCATCTTCTACACCGGCGGCACCACCGGCCGCTCCAAGGGCGTGATGCTGAGCCATGGCAATCTGATGGCCAATGCGCTCAACGCGCTCGGCGAAGGCCTGTGGCCGAGCAGCACGATCTATCTGCACGCGGCGCCGATGTTCCACCTCGCCAATGGCGCGGCGATGTATTCGGTGCTGCTGTCCGGCGGCTCCAACGTCGTGATCCAGGGCTTTACGCCTGACGGCGTCGCGGCCGCCGTGCAGAAGGAGCGCATCACCGACGTGCTGCTGGTGCCGACCATGATCCAGATGTTCGTCGATCACCCGACGCTCGGCAATTACGATCTGTCGTCCTTGAAGCGGATCTCCTACGGCGCCTCCGTGATCAGCGACGCCGTGTTGATGCGGGCCATGAAGGCGCTGCCGCATGTCGAGTTCACGCAAGCCTACGGCATGACCGAGTTGTCGCCGATCGCGACCCTGCTGCACTGGAAGGAGCATATCGGCGACGGCCGCGCCAAGGGACGGCATCGCGGCGCCGGCCGCGCCACGCTCGGCGCGGAGGTCAAGATCGTCGACGCGGAGGACAAGGTGGTGCCGACGGGCACCGTCGGCGAGATCGCGGTGCGCGGCGACATGGTGATGATGGGCTATTGGGAACGTCCGGAAGAGACCGCGCGCGCCGTGATCGACGGCTGGATGCACACCGGCGACGGCGGCTACATGGACGAGGACGGCTTCGTCTACGTCGTCGACCGCGTCAAGGACATGATTATTTCCGGCGGCGAGAACGTCTATTCGGCCGAGGTCGAGAACGCCCTCGCCCAGCATGCAGCGGTGGCGCAATGCGCCGTGATCGGCATTCCGAGCGAACGCTGGGGCGAGCAGGTTCACGCCGTCGTGGTGATGAAGGGCGGTGCCAGCGCCACGCCGGAAGAGTTGATGGAGCACTGCAAGGCGCTGATCGCCGGCTACAAATGCCCGCGCAGCGTCGACATCACAGCGACCCCGCTGCCGCTCTCCGGCGCCGGCAAGATTTTGAAGCGCGAGTTGCGCAAGCCGTATTGGGAGAACCGCGAACGGCGCGTGAGCTGA
- a CDS encoding DUF2889 domain-containing protein gives MSAPDTNADGKPRRLMHRRSVECLGYLRDDGLWEVEARLVDTKPYARQDKHRGLQQPDDPVHDIRLRLAVDDSFTIRETGTTMASTPYPSCLDVEGILQRLVGERIGKGWRELVRRKIGKLETCTHLAELLGPAVTTLFQTATSGKDPQGRGALDHQRDVIEPPFFVGGCYSWRLDGPVVAETFPQFAKKPVEAKPGS, from the coding sequence ATGTCCGCACCCGATACCAATGCCGACGGCAAGCCCCGCCGCCTGATGCACCGCCGCTCCGTCGAATGTCTCGGCTATCTCCGTGACGACGGATTGTGGGAAGTCGAGGCGCGGCTGGTCGACACCAAACCCTATGCCCGACAGGACAAGCATCGCGGGCTGCAGCAGCCCGACGATCCCGTGCACGACATCCGCCTGCGGCTTGCGGTCGACGACAGTTTTACGATCCGCGAGACCGGCACCACGATGGCCTCGACGCCCTACCCGTCCTGCCTCGACGTCGAGGGCATCCTGCAGCGCCTGGTCGGCGAACGCATCGGCAAGGGTTGGCGCGAACTGGTCCGTCGCAAGATCGGCAAGCTCGAGACCTGCACGCATCTCGCCGAGCTCCTGGGACCGGCGGTGACGACGCTGTTCCAGACCGCAACCTCCGGCAAGGACCCGCAGGGCCGCGGCGCGCTCGATCATCAGCGCGATGTCATCGAGCCACCGTTCTTCGTCGGCGGCTGCTATTCATGGCGGCTGGATGGACCGGTCGTGGCCGAGACTTTTCCGCAGTTCGCGAAGAAGCCGGTCGAGGCGAAGCCGGGTTCGTGA
- a CDS encoding MaoC family dehydratase N-terminal domain-containing protein codes for MVDQSAVGRTFTPVTARVEPGRLRFFLDTLGETNAVYRDEAAARAAGFAAAPVPPTYLFCLEMMDAPDPFEFLTALDIDLARVLHGEQRFDYHAPVVVGDTLTFHPRVTGVTDKKGGTMTLIVVDTPVTNQNGVHVADVSRTVVVRNARPS; via the coding sequence ATGGTCGATCAATCCGCTGTCGGGCGTACATTTACGCCGGTGACCGCGCGCGTGGAGCCGGGGCGCCTGCGCTTCTTCCTCGATACGCTCGGCGAGACGAATGCCGTCTATCGCGACGAGGCGGCCGCGCGGGCGGCCGGCTTCGCGGCGGCACCGGTGCCGCCGACCTATCTGTTCTGCCTCGAGATGATGGATGCACCTGACCCGTTCGAGTTCCTCACGGCGCTCGACATCGATCTGGCGCGCGTGCTGCACGGCGAGCAGCGCTTCGACTATCACGCTCCCGTCGTGGTCGGCGACACTTTGACCTTCCACCCGCGCGTCACTGGCGTGACCGACAAGAAGGGCGGGACGATGACGCTGATCGTGGTCGACACCCCGGTCACCAACCAGAACGGCGTCCATGTCGCCGATGTCTCGCGCACCGTCGTGGTGCGCAATGCGAGGCCGTCATGA